Proteins co-encoded in one Arthrobacter alpinus genomic window:
- a CDS encoding helix-turn-helix transcriptional regulator has product MNQPVEHSTAIQSHAAPSGAESVGATMGATSDASTAPGAVTAVARAAVEPPLAVEPPLDEGQRLSALASLGDPVRKRLFELVRDSGNALSRDDCAAELGLPKSTIRAHLDRLVDEHLLLVEFRKIGARTGPGSGRPTKLYATARREVSASVPPRHYDLAASLLAAGVQHSIDTGAGIEESLAQVAREEGLRMGQVAGDMHTLLAETGYSPEPDGDGGTIMANCPFHRLSQDHQGVVCALNGSLLGGALEGCGDDRHVLAPDQEISHCCARLVPKP; this is encoded by the coding sequence ATGAATCAACCGGTGGAGCACTCCACAGCCATCCAGTCCCACGCTGCACCCTCCGGCGCAGAGTCCGTTGGTGCAACCATGGGCGCAACCTCTGACGCAAGCACGGCACCAGGTGCGGTTACGGCAGTGGCGCGGGCCGCCGTCGAGCCTCCCTTGGCTGTCGAGCCTCCTCTGGATGAGGGGCAGCGACTCAGCGCCTTGGCCTCTCTGGGCGATCCCGTGCGCAAGCGGCTTTTTGAGCTGGTCCGTGATTCCGGCAACGCGCTGAGCCGCGACGATTGTGCCGCGGAGCTCGGGTTACCCAAGAGCACCATCCGCGCCCACCTGGACCGGCTGGTGGACGAACACCTGCTGCTGGTCGAATTCCGCAAGATCGGCGCACGGACCGGCCCGGGCTCCGGCCGCCCCACGAAGCTGTACGCCACTGCCCGCCGCGAGGTGAGCGCCTCTGTCCCGCCGCGCCACTACGATCTCGCCGCGAGTCTGCTCGCCGCCGGTGTGCAGCACTCGATCGACACGGGAGCGGGCATAGAGGAATCGCTGGCCCAAGTGGCGCGCGAAGAAGGCCTGCGCATGGGCCAGGTCGCCGGAGATATGCACACGCTGCTGGCAGAGACCGGGTATAGCCCCGAGCCTGACGGTGACGGCGGAACCATCATGGCCAACTGCCCTTTCCACCGCCTGTCACAGGATCATCAAGGCGTGGTGTGCGCGCTCAATGGCTCGCTGCTTGGCGGCGCGCTCGAGGGCTGTGGGGATGACCGCCACGTGCTGGCGCCGGATCAGGAGATCTCGCACTGCTGCGCACGGCTGGTGCCGAAGCCGTAA
- a CDS encoding cysteine desulfurase family protein, with the protein MPVYLDHAATTPISAPALAALTSVISRSGNPSSLHGSGRRARATVEASRETIAKAVGAHPTEVIFTSGGTEADNLAVKGLFWSRNAAEPARTRILVSSVEHAAIQDTVEWLEKHEGAQAVWLPVDGDGVVSLSALKKELDDGGADSVALLTCMWANNEVGTIEPITEIVALADKYGIPVHSDAVQAFGSVPINFKESGLAAMSISGHKIGGPVGVGALLLGRAVKLMPVQHGGGQERSVRSGTLDTAGIAAFAAAAADVTANLTVENARISGLRDQIMAAVRDAVPDAVLRGVDPAEDPDGRLPGNVHFTFPGCEGDSLLFLLDMAGIESSTGSACTAGVPRPSHVLLAMGLDEDTARGAQRFSLGHTSGQADVDAFVAALPDAHARAKQAGMAGHKSSIETASTRAAG; encoded by the coding sequence GTGCCCGTGTATCTAGATCACGCGGCGACCACGCCTATTTCGGCCCCGGCCCTCGCCGCACTCACTTCCGTTATCTCCCGTAGCGGCAATCCGTCCTCCCTGCACGGATCGGGCCGTCGCGCCCGAGCCACGGTGGAAGCGTCCCGCGAAACCATCGCCAAGGCTGTTGGCGCCCACCCCACCGAGGTCATTTTCACCTCCGGCGGCACCGAGGCGGACAACCTCGCCGTGAAGGGCCTGTTCTGGTCCCGCAACGCCGCAGAGCCTGCCCGCACACGGATCCTGGTCTCCAGCGTTGAGCACGCCGCCATCCAGGACACCGTCGAATGGCTCGAAAAGCATGAGGGTGCACAGGCTGTTTGGCTGCCCGTGGATGGGGACGGTGTCGTCAGTCTTTCGGCTCTGAAAAAGGAACTGGACGACGGTGGAGCCGACTCCGTCGCGTTGCTCACTTGCATGTGGGCCAACAATGAGGTGGGCACCATTGAGCCCATCACCGAGATCGTGGCGCTTGCCGACAAATACGGCATCCCCGTGCATTCCGACGCCGTTCAGGCTTTTGGCTCGGTGCCCATCAACTTTAAAGAATCCGGACTTGCTGCCATGTCCATCAGCGGCCACAAGATTGGCGGCCCCGTGGGTGTGGGTGCGCTGTTGTTGGGCCGTGCCGTGAAGCTTATGCCTGTCCAGCATGGTGGGGGACAGGAACGCAGTGTCCGCTCCGGCACCTTGGACACGGCAGGCATCGCAGCCTTCGCGGCAGCCGCTGCGGATGTCACGGCGAACTTGACCGTCGAGAACGCGCGCATTTCCGGACTGCGCGATCAGATCATGGCCGCTGTCCGCGACGCCGTTCCTGACGCGGTGCTGCGCGGTGTTGACCCGGCCGAAGACCCTGACGGCCGGCTGCCCGGCAATGTGCACTTTACGTTCCCCGGCTGCGAGGGCGATTCCTTACTGTTCCTGCTGGACATGGCCGGAATTGAGTCCTCCACAGGCTCGGCCTGCACGGCTGGAGTGCCCCGTCCCTCGCACGTTTTGTTGGCCATGGGACTGGATGAGGACACGGCACGTGGCGCACAACGCTTTAGTTTGGGGCATACATCGGGCCAAGCGGACGTTGATGCCTTTGTGGCCGCGTTGCCCGATGCTCATGCACGCGCAAAACAAGCGGGCATGGCTGGGCATAAATCAAGTATTGAAACGGCAAGCACCCGGGCTGCGGGCTAG
- the mnmA gene encoding tRNA 2-thiouridine(34) synthase MnmA gives MRVLAAMSGGVDSAVAAARAVDAGHDVVGVHLALSRMPGTLRTGSRGCCTVEDSNDAWRACDLLGIPYYVWDFSERFKEDVVQDFIDEYAAGRTPNPCMRCNERIKFAALLEKAIALGFDAVCTGHYAKVITDADGNPELHRAADWAKDQSYVLGVLTHEQLKHSMFPLADTPSKAEVRAEAEARGLSVAKKPDSHDICFIPDGDTAGWLAEKIEMTDGEIVDETGAKVGGHTGSNQFTVGQRRGLKLGTPAADGKPRFVLEIRPKENKVIVGPHALLAIDSIEGIKVSWAGLPIAEVATGVEFDCYAQVRAHGDPVPARAFVTEETDDAGTRQQLHVTLVEPLRGVAPGQTIVLYQGSRVLGQATIDTARSLARPDLP, from the coding sequence ATGCGAGTATTGGCCGCCATGAGTGGTGGAGTTGACTCCGCCGTCGCCGCAGCACGGGCAGTAGATGCCGGGCACGACGTCGTCGGCGTTCACCTGGCGCTCTCCCGCATGCCCGGAACCCTGCGCACCGGCAGCCGCGGCTGCTGCACCGTGGAGGATTCCAACGATGCCTGGCGGGCCTGCGATCTGCTCGGCATTCCGTACTACGTCTGGGATTTCTCGGAGCGCTTCAAGGAAGATGTGGTCCAGGACTTCATCGACGAGTACGCCGCCGGCCGCACGCCCAACCCCTGCATGCGCTGCAACGAGCGGATCAAGTTCGCCGCGTTGTTGGAGAAGGCCATTGCCCTGGGCTTCGACGCCGTCTGCACAGGCCACTACGCCAAGGTCATCACCGACGCCGACGGCAACCCTGAGCTGCACCGTGCCGCGGATTGGGCCAAGGACCAGAGCTATGTCCTCGGCGTGCTGACCCATGAGCAGCTCAAGCACTCCATGTTCCCCCTCGCCGATACCCCGTCCAAGGCGGAGGTTCGTGCCGAGGCCGAGGCTCGCGGTCTGTCCGTGGCCAAGAAGCCTGACAGTCACGACATTTGCTTCATCCCCGACGGTGACACTGCCGGCTGGTTGGCCGAGAAGATCGAGATGACCGACGGCGAGATCGTTGACGAAACCGGCGCGAAGGTTGGCGGCCATACAGGCTCCAATCAGTTCACGGTTGGCCAGCGCCGCGGCCTGAAGCTGGGCACCCCGGCCGCCGACGGCAAGCCCCGCTTCGTGTTGGAGATCCGACCCAAGGAAAACAAGGTCATTGTGGGCCCGCACGCGCTGCTGGCCATCGATTCGATCGAGGGCATCAAGGTTTCCTGGGCCGGGCTGCCCATCGCCGAGGTCGCCACCGGCGTTGAGTTCGATTGCTACGCCCAGGTCCGTGCCCACGGCGATCCAGTTCCGGCCCGCGCTTTTGTCACCGAAGAGACGGACGACGCCGGCACTCGCCAGCAGCTCCACGTCACCTTGGTGGAGCCGCTGCGAGGCGTAGCCCCCGGACAGACCATTGTGTTGTACCAGGGCTCGCGCGTGCTGGGTCAGGCCACCATAGACACGGCACGGTCCCTGGCCCGCCCTGACCTCCCCTAA